Sequence from the Verrucomicrobiota bacterium JB022 genome:
TCGGAGGAAAAGCGTTGTTCGGCTTCGGCGAGGGCCGCCTGAGCTGTCTCGATCTCGGCCTGACGCTCTTCGAGCTGCGCCCGCCCGGCTTGGATCATCTCTTCCTGCTCGGAGAGTTCGACTTCGCGGACCTGCAGTTGGTTGTCGAGCATAGTCTGCTCGTCCATGCGCTGTTGCATGGCCTCTTCGGTCGCCTGCAGCTTGGCTTCGCGGGCCTGCAGGGCGGCTTCGGCGGCTTCGACTTCTGCCGCGCGTTCGTCGAGCTGGCGCAGGCGGTCGGCGGCTTCGGCCAGCTTCTGCTCGCGGGCGGAGATTTGCTCCTGGCGCTCATCCAGCTCGCGCTCGAGCTCCGCGATCTCTTCGGCCCGTTCGTTGGCCTCCATCATGCGCTGGCGCACGTTTTCGAGGGCCAGCGCGTTTTCCTGTTCAAAGCGTTGCTTGGCGGCGGCGAGGGCCTTGTCGGCATCGGCAATCTGCGCCTCCAGCTCGGTCTTCTGCTGCTCGTGGGCGGCCAGCTCGATGCGCACGTCGTTGAGCGAGGCTTCCAACCGGGCGTCTTCCTCGCGTTTGACGGCGATGTCGTGCTCCAGCGCCTTCTTGCGCTCGGCCACCTCGGCCAGTTCCTGCTCGACTTGGAGGCGCTTCTGCAGCTGGTTTTTCAGCGCTTCATCGAGCTGCGCACGTTGCTGCTCCAGCTCTTGCTGCAAGGCGGCCTGCTCTTGTTCGCGGGTCTGCGCGCGGGTCGAAGCCTCCTGCACCTCACGGTCGCGCTGTTGCCACTCGGCTTCGCGCTGGCGGAAGAGGGCGTCCTGATCGGCGATAAGGGCCTGACGTTCTTCCAGCGCCTTGGTCTGCTCCATCAGGGCCAGCTCGCGCTCTTCCAGGGCTTCGGTGCCTTCCTGCACCAGCAGGCGGTCGTGGTTGAGCCGTTCGAGCTTGAGGTGCATCTCGGCTTCGCGGAACGAGATGTCTTGCTCCTTTTCGGCCAACTCGGCCTGCCAATCGCGGACGCGTTCCTCGATCTCGGCAAAGCCTGCGTCGTCTGCGGCGGCAGGGGCCGCCGGGGCGGGCAGGGAGGTCTGGTTGAGGGCGGGCAGCTTTTCGAACAAGCCGCGGCTCAAGACGAGCTGACGCCGGGCCGGCGCTCCGAGGCCGGTGATCTTGAGCAGGCGTTCGCGCAAGACGGCTTCTTCGAGCGGCCATTCAAATACATCGTCCAGGCCCGCGCGCATGGCTTCGACCACGTCGCCAAAGCTGGCCGTGGGGGAGGCGAGGATCACGGGCAGGCGGGGGAAGGCGTCCTTGACCCGTTGGGCGGCTTTCAGCGCGTGCTCTGTCGTATCGCCACCGATCAGCACGCCCGAGGCGGCCTCTTCCGGCAGGCGCACGAGCAGCTCGTCGACCGCATCCAGGCAGAGGGAGTCAAACCCCAACTCGTAGAGGCGCAGGATGAGACCGCAGCGCAACGATTCGTCGGGCTGAAGGACAAACCACGGTGCCGATAGGCGGGAGGTGACGGAAACAGGCATGGCAGCAGGGGGCAAAGGAAGGGGGAAAGCGAGGGGCGGGGGCAACGCCAGTTAGGGCTTATCGGCCAGAAGATCAACTTCTTAACCCGAGGGCGAGCCTCCGTGCGCAACGCTACCGTAAAAATCCCCTCCGGCAGAGACAAGCGGAAAGACCTCCTGCTTATGATTAGAGGTAAACAACCTATACATTTCGAGAGTTCTCCGCCGATACTACATTTGTCCTTTACATCTCGTAAGCTGGTAGTCAGTAAACAATTACCCCTAAAGTTCCTCGCATAACTACCCTCAACTCTCTAACCACAGCAGTTCGACCTGCATCGAACTGGAAGGCTGACCTATGGACCCTCTGCCCTTGGGCCTAGTCTCCGACCAAACGGACTCGCAACTTGCGTTTGCCCTGGTTGGTGATTCGCCCGCGCTCTGCTACAAAGCCCTGTATCGCAGCCCCAAAAACCGGGAAGATTGGGACAAGCTGCTGCCTGGTTTCCTGCCCGCCCCGGACGAGCTGAACCTGCGCTATTTCCTCGCCTCCAAGGCCACCGTTACGCGGTTTCGCCTGGAGCCGCCCAGCTCCTGGAAACAGGACCGCGCCGCCGTCTGGCCAGACTTGCGCGAGGCGGGCGTGCGCCCCGAAACCCACCTGCTGGGGCTCTTCCAGGCCACGACCGGCGAAGCCTACGCGGGCGAAGGCCCCGCCCTCGCCATTGCCGTGCCCCGCAACGAGGTGCGACAGATCGGCCGCCTGCTGGACAACAGCGAGGTGAGCCTCGATCGCCGCCACGTGCTGGCCGCGTTGCCCGCGAACCTCAGCTACCTGATCCCGATTGCCCGGGCTCAGGACCACGGCGGCCCCGTCGCTCTGGTGGAGCTGCACGACGACCGCTGCGACTTGTGGATCATGAGCGGGCGCGGCCTGCGCCTGCATCGCCAGACTTCGACCGGCCTCAACAGCCTTGTGGCCCGCTTGCAGCAAGAGCTGAACCTCAAGTTCCCCGGTTCGGCCGCCAAGCTCGTCTACGAAGGGCTTTACGACTTTTCCGCCTCGGCCGAGGCGTTGACCCAGGAGATCGGCCAACGCCTGCGCCAGGACCTGAACGCGACCGAAGAGATCATCGGCGAACCCGTCCGCGCCCTCGCCTTCTCCTCCCTGCCTCCTTCGGCGGACTGGATGACGGAGGCGATCGGTGCCCATGCCGAGCGTGCGGTCTTGCGCTGGCCCGCCCCCCAAGGCGGTGCACAGCCCGAAAACGAGAGCGAGAAGGTGCCGCAGACTTTGTTGGCCCCCGCTGTCGCCGGTGCTTTGGCCCGGATCGAGCGGCCGAGCGAAACCGCCTGGCAGTGGTATCTGGAAGACGAAGAGTGCCCGTTCCTCGTGCCGAGCGATGTGGCGGCAGCCGATACGCCCAAGGGCATGACGCGGGCCACTTTCGTTTCCATCGCCGGAAGCCAGGCGGAAGCCGAAGAGCCGACGATGGACCCGGAGGAAGACTTTGAAGTGGGTGAGGAAGCGCCTGCCCCTGCCGCCAAAGCGCCGGAACCGGTCAAGCCGACTCCCGCCCCGGTAGCTGCCAAGCCCGCGCCCACCCCGGCTCCGACGCCGGAGCCCGTGCCCGAGCGCAAGAAGGGCAGCCCGCTGCCCCTGATTGCCGCGATCATCGCCTTGCTGCTCATCGGCGGTGGTATCTTCTTTGCCATGGGGCAAGGCAAGAGCGCCGAGCCGACCGCCAAGGTGGTGCAGGCCCCGCAAAAGACGCCGGAGCAGCTAGCCCAGGAGGCCGAAGCCAAGCGCCAGGCCGAAGAGGAGGCCCAACGCCAGGCGGAGGAAGAAGCCCGCCGCCAGGCGGAAGAGGAAGCGAAGCGCAAGGCAGAGGAAGAAGCCCGCATTGCCGCCGAAGCCGCCGCCCTGGCCGAGAAGATCGTCGCCGCCGAGGCCGCCCGCGAGAAGGAGCATGCCGCGATGGAGCAGGAGGCCCGCATGGCCCGCCAAGGCAAGCTCAACATCTCCGGCCTGCCCGAAGGCACGGTGATCAAGCTCAACGGCAAGGAAGTCGGCCAGACCTCCCTTTCCGACTACGCAGTCGACCCGGGCACCTATTACGTGGCCTTCGAGCACCCGGACTACGAGCCGCTGGTGCGCGAGATCAATGTCCAGCCCCGTGGCAGCCAGCGGATCAACGATGTGGAGCTCGCCGCCAGCACCGGCCATGTCAAGGTGAGCGCCCAGCCGCTGGGCTCGCATTTTGCGATCTTCCGCGCGGGTGCAGATGAGCCGGTGCGCGAAGGCACCACTCCAGCCGAGTTTGACCTGCCGGTGGGCACCTACCACGTCTCCTTTAGCCGCAATGGCTGGGAAGACCGCTCGGAGTCGCTCGTGGTGGGCCGTAACAACCATACCGAGATCGCGACGCAGTTCCCGGTGGCGAGCATTGCGCTCAATACCGTGCCCAGCGGGGCCAACGTGAGCATCGGCGGGATCAAGGTCGGCACTACGCCTTACAGCAACCCGACTGTCGCCCCCGGCATCTACCAGTATCACATCCATCGTCCCGGCTATGAGTCGGTCGACTTCGACATCGCGGTGCGGGCCGGCGAGCAGTTTGCGCACGAGCTGGAGCTCAACGACCTCAGTCGCGTCTTCCGCGCCAACGAGATCGACGTGATGCCCATCCCGCTCTACCAGCCCGAGCCAGACATCGGCGATGTGCGCAAGACGGAGGAAGTGGTCGTGGAGTTTGTGATCGACCCAGAGGGCCAGCCGACCGACATCCAGATCGTCCGCACCAGCAACGAGCGCCTGAACAAGGCCGTGCTCAAGGCGGTCGACGAATGGCGCTTCCAGCCGGCCATGCGCCGCGAAAACGCCGTGCGCCTCAAGGTGCGCCTGCCGCTGGTGTTCAGCTCTGAGCGCAACGCGTCCTGACATCCCTGCACGCAAGGATTTTTCCAAACAGAAAGGCGACCTCTATCGGGTCGCCTTTTTTGGTGCTCACACTGTCCTGTTCAATCCTCCTTCGGGCGATTCTGGAGTTGTTGGAACCACCAGCCGAGCAGGCCCAGCAGCAGCGAGGCGGCCAGTGCGAGCCCAAAGCGCCCGAGATCGTTCCACAGCGGCACGCCCGGCTGCATCAGGCCAAACGCGTCGGGCCCGCCCACGATAAACCAGAGGCCGAAGACGAAGCGGAAGGCCCCGGTGAAGGCCGTGAGCAGGAGCAGCGAAGGCTGGACCAGCAGGGCCGCGAGGCCGCCCGCCACCAGCCCGGCGATCCAAGGGCCAAAAGTCTGCATCCAGTAGGGCTCGTTTTGCAGCGCACTGGCGGCGAGCAGGCCCACGATGCCGCCTACCAGCAGCGCGATAAGGGCCCGCAGCATCTGGAAGGCGAGCAGCGCGCCCAGCAGCAGGCCGACGCAGGCGGAGACGCCGGTGGTGATCCAATGCCCGCCCGACCATTCCCAGGCGACGAGCCCGAGGCCTACCGCTGCCGTCAGCCCCAGCAGCATTGAGAGCGTGGTGCGAAACAGCTTGAAGCCGAAGAAGCAGTCGAAGAGCCCCCCGATGGCCACGAGGGCATAAACGGCCAGCGCGACCGGGTAGGGCAACAGGATCGTCTCCATCATCGAAAAAGGTAGCCGCCGGAGAGCGCGGCACGAGCACAAAGCGGGCGTCTAATCCAGGTCGCGCTCCGCCAGGTCGTCTTCGCCCCAGCCAAAGAGGTGCCCCAGCTCGTGCAGGTAGGTGCGCTCCACTTCCTCCGCGTATGTGTTGCCTTCATCCTCCGCGTAATCGGCGATATTGGCGTAAAAGAGGAAGATGCGCGAAGCCATGGGCACGTCGTCCACATCGGTGGGCTCGCCCTCGAACAGGCCGAGCAGGTCGTCGCCCAGGGCCTCCGCGATCTCGTCGTCCGGCACCGGCAGGAAGACGACCGGCACGCGCTCCGCCCGCTCGCGCAAGATGGGCGGCAGGGCTTGGAGCGCCTCCGCCACGATGCGTTCCGCTTCTTGCTGGAGGCGCCGGTCGTTCAT
This genomic interval carries:
- a CDS encoding TonB family protein → MDPLPLGLVSDQTDSQLAFALVGDSPALCYKALYRSPKNREDWDKLLPGFLPAPDELNLRYFLASKATVTRFRLEPPSSWKQDRAAVWPDLREAGVRPETHLLGLFQATTGEAYAGEGPALAIAVPRNEVRQIGRLLDNSEVSLDRRHVLAALPANLSYLIPIARAQDHGGPVALVELHDDRCDLWIMSGRGLRLHRQTSTGLNSLVARLQQELNLKFPGSAAKLVYEGLYDFSASAEALTQEIGQRLRQDLNATEEIIGEPVRALAFSSLPPSADWMTEAIGAHAERAVLRWPAPQGGAQPENESEKVPQTLLAPAVAGALARIERPSETAWQWYLEDEECPFLVPSDVAAADTPKGMTRATFVSIAGSQAEAEEPTMDPEEDFEVGEEAPAPAAKAPEPVKPTPAPVAAKPAPTPAPTPEPVPERKKGSPLPLIAAIIALLLIGGGIFFAMGQGKSAEPTAKVVQAPQKTPEQLAQEAEAKRQAEEEAQRQAEEEARRQAEEEAKRKAEEEARIAAEAAALAEKIVAAEAAREKEHAAMEQEARMARQGKLNISGLPEGTVIKLNGKEVGQTSLSDYAVDPGTYYVAFEHPDYEPLVREINVQPRGSQRINDVELAASTGHVKVSAQPLGSHFAIFRAGADEPVREGTTPAEFDLPVGTYHVSFSRNGWEDRSESLVVGRNNHTEIATQFPVASIALNTVPSGANVSIGGIKVGTTPYSNPTVAPGIYQYHIHRPGYESVDFDIAVRAGEQFAHELELNDLSRVFRANEIDVMPIPLYQPEPDIGDVRKTEEVVVEFVIDPEGQPTDIQIVRTSNERLNKAVLKAVDEWRFQPAMRRENAVRLKVRLPLVFSSERNAS
- a CDS encoding metallopeptidase family protein, with the translated sequence MNDRRLQQEAERIVAEALQALPPILRERAERVPVVFLPVPDDEIAEALGDDLLGLFEGEPTDVDDVPMASRIFLFYANIADYAEDEGNTYAEEVERTYLHELGHLFGWGEDDLAERDLD